In one Catenovulum adriaticum genomic region, the following are encoded:
- a CDS encoding AMP-binding protein has product MFTINDTFYSKLDVAKQQAAYLDYDLLNQQHAIAVCVEDNFIWLTLCFYLKSRKISAMPIHSGIPLDNAKKMAEKAGCGLLIYKDLTQMISLKSAVKKLSENHSIHAGIIQMSSGTTGEPKCILRSWADIDIEIDSYCRAFTAANSMTPVIACPVTHSYGLICGVMVALARDKMPKIITSINPKYLIKVLKNCDKPLLYSSPVMLQGLAKLWPKGDNLFAAMTSGSTMSGPVFEQIQLNVKHLYQQYGCSEAGCISISQHPKAANDLGVPLPHVQLEASHDINQPTEIIAHIETASGLKTIHTQDTGFINQNGDLHFVARLDDTIIVSGLNVYPNEIENIILTHPQITDCVVFKVSDTIAGQRIALQYVAMPEVEPAAIRAWCSQHLATFQVPQMVQPVKQVERMANSKVNRKQLAIAFNALPA; this is encoded by the coding sequence ATGTTTACCATAAATGATACCTTTTATAGCAAATTAGACGTTGCTAAACAGCAGGCCGCGTACCTTGATTATGATTTACTTAATCAACAGCATGCCATCGCCGTTTGTGTTGAAGATAATTTTATCTGGCTAACGCTCTGTTTTTATCTAAAATCCAGAAAAATATCAGCCATGCCAATTCATTCGGGCATCCCGCTAGACAATGCGAAAAAAATGGCCGAAAAAGCCGGTTGTGGTTTATTAATTTATAAAGATTTAACTCAGATGATATCGCTCAAATCCGCTGTTAAAAAATTATCTGAAAATCACAGTATACACGCCGGCATTATTCAAATGAGCTCAGGCACCACAGGCGAGCCTAAATGTATTTTGCGTAGCTGGGCTGATATTGATATTGAAATTGACAGCTATTGCCGGGCATTCACAGCGGCCAACAGCATGACGCCTGTTATCGCCTGCCCCGTAACCCATTCATACGGATTAATTTGCGGAGTAATGGTAGCGTTAGCCCGAGATAAAATGCCTAAAATAATCACCAGTATTAATCCTAAATATTTAATTAAAGTGTTGAAAAATTGCGATAAGCCTTTGCTGTATTCGTCACCAGTTATGCTGCAAGGGCTCGCCAAGTTATGGCCTAAAGGCGATAACTTATTTGCGGCAATGACTTCAGGTTCAACTATGTCTGGTCCGGTATTTGAACAAATACAACTGAACGTTAAGCATTTATACCAACAGTACGGATGCTCTGAGGCCGGCTGTATCAGTATCAGTCAGCATCCAAAAGCAGCTAATGATTTGGGCGTGCCTTTACCGCACGTACAACTTGAAGCCAGCCATGATATCAACCAACCCACTGAAATTATCGCCCATATTGAAACCGCCTCCGGTTTAAAAACCATACATACACAAGACACAGGGTTTATAAACCAAAATGGCGATTTACATTTTGTTGCCCGCTTAGACGATACCATTATCGTGTCTGGTTTAAATGTATATCCGAATGAAATAGAAAATATTATTTTAACTCACCCCCAAATTACCGACTGTGTTGTGTTTAAAGTTAGCGATACGATTGCCGGTCAACGCATCGCATTGCAGTATGTCGCTATGCCGGAGGTTGAACCAGCCGCTATTCGCGCTTGGTGTAGCCAGCATTTGGCCACTTTTCAAGTGCCGCAAATGGTACAGCCAGTCAAACAAGTGGAACGTATGGCAAATAGTAAAGTTAATCGTAAGCAACTAGCCATAGCCTTTAATGCTTTACCAGCTTAA